A stretch of the Brevundimonas sp. MF30-B genome encodes the following:
- a CDS encoding MFS transporter gives MTAVTPSSPRRSNRTLAAFAASCLPYAALGLPVYVTLPEFYASHVGVPLAAVSLIFLIVRLGDIVTDPLFGLIIDRTSTKWGRYRVWMAIGMPILMGSVAMLFFVGQGAGPTHLAVWLVVMYIGYSISLLSQTSWAAVLSPDYDQRSRIYAFWQVANILGVLAVLLIPVGAQALGHTYVDAVRMQGGFIVVLLPVALLVTFLFTPEPRNVTPPPHGGLKATLSLMAKPVLRRLLLSDLLLGAARGLIGVLFFYFFEQARGFEREQTSLLLLVYFVAGLVGAPLWAMLATRIGKHKALAVASVYFAVSFAAATLLVPAGNLPAAMAAIFGTGLAFGAADLLLRAMMADASDAIRLDAGADRTGLLFSILTATSKLGYAVSVGAFAVLEWIGFDPAPGAVNDPSVILGLQWLFIAVPVVLLLISAVVLRLYPLTPEHHAQVRAALAARDGEAA, from the coding sequence ATGACCGCTGTCACGCCTTCCTCGCCACGCCGCTCGAACCGCACCCTGGCCGCCTTTGCGGCCAGCTGCCTGCCCTATGCGGCGCTCGGCCTGCCGGTCTACGTCACCCTGCCCGAGTTCTACGCCAGCCACGTCGGCGTGCCCCTGGCGGCGGTCAGCCTGATCTTTCTGATCGTGCGCCTGGGAGACATCGTCACCGACCCTCTGTTTGGTCTCATCATCGATCGTACCTCGACCAAATGGGGCCGTTATCGCGTGTGGATGGCCATCGGCATGCCGATCCTGATGGGGTCGGTCGCCATGCTGTTCTTCGTCGGCCAGGGCGCAGGCCCCACCCACCTCGCCGTCTGGCTGGTGGTCATGTACATCGGCTATTCGATCAGCCTGCTCAGCCAGACCAGTTGGGCCGCCGTCCTGTCGCCGGACTACGATCAACGATCGCGAATCTACGCCTTCTGGCAGGTCGCCAACATCCTGGGCGTGCTGGCGGTGCTGCTGATCCCCGTGGGCGCACAGGCCCTGGGCCACACCTATGTCGATGCGGTCAGGATGCAGGGCGGCTTCATCGTCGTGCTGCTGCCCGTGGCATTGCTCGTCACCTTCCTGTTCACGCCCGAGCCGCGCAACGTCACGCCGCCGCCGCACGGCGGACTGAAGGCGACCCTGTCGCTGATGGCCAAGCCGGTGCTGCGCCGACTGCTGCTGTCCGACCTGCTGCTGGGCGCGGCGCGCGGCCTGATCGGCGTGCTCTTCTTCTACTTCTTCGAACAGGCGCGTGGGTTCGAGCGCGAGCAGACCTCGCTGCTGCTGCTGGTCTATTTCGTCGCCGGCCTGGTGGGCGCGCCGCTGTGGGCCATGCTGGCCACCCGCATCGGCAAGCATAAGGCCCTGGCCGTCGCCAGCGTGTATTTCGCGGTCAGCTTCGCCGCCGCCACCCTGCTGGTCCCCGCCGGCAACCTGCCCGCCGCCATGGCCGCGATCTTCGGCACGGGCCTGGCGTTCGGCGCGGCTGACCTCTTGCTGCGCGCCATGATGGCCGATGCGTCGGACGCCATCCGGCTGGACGCGGGGGCCGACCGCACCGGTCTGCTGTTCTCGATCCTGACCGCCACGTCCAAGTTGGGCTACGCTGTCTCCGTCGGGGCCTTTGCAGTGCTGGAGTGGATCGGCTTCGACCCCGCTCCCGGCGCCGTCAACGACCCTAGCGTCATCCTGGGCCTGCAGTGGCTGTTCATCGCCGTGCCGGTTGTGCTGCTGCTGATCTCGGCGGTGGTGCTGCGCCTCTATCCCCTGACGCCCGAGCACCACGCCCAGGTCCGCGCCGCCCTGGCCGCCCGCGACGGAGAGGCCGCATGA
- the trpC gene encoding indole-3-glycerol phosphate synthase TrpC has protein sequence MTDVLARIAAYKREEVSARKAERSLDAVEQAAAQASAPRGFRAALEWAHEETGRPALIAEIKKASPSKGVIRADFDPPALAQAYERGGATCLSVLTDGPSFQGDDAYLMQARAATALPCLRKDFLVDPWQVAESRALGADCILIILAMIDDALAADLLAEAARFGMDALIETHDEAEMARACRLGGDLVGINNRSLRTFDVDLGVTEVLAMLSPPRALLVAESGIFTAEDVARVSAADAQAILVGESLMRQADVEAATKALLALS, from the coding sequence ATGACCGACGTGCTGGCCCGCATCGCCGCCTACAAGCGGGAAGAGGTCTCAGCCCGCAAGGCCGAGCGGTCTCTGGACGCCGTCGAACAGGCGGCCGCCCAGGCCTCGGCCCCCCGCGGCTTCCGCGCCGCTCTGGAGTGGGCGCACGAGGAGACCGGCCGCCCGGCCCTGATCGCCGAGATCAAGAAGGCCAGCCCGTCCAAGGGCGTCATCCGCGCCGACTTCGACCCGCCGGCTCTTGCGCAGGCGTATGAGCGCGGCGGCGCCACCTGTCTGTCGGTCCTGACCGACGGCCCCAGCTTTCAGGGCGACGACGCCTATCTGATGCAGGCGCGGGCGGCGACCGCCCTGCCCTGCCTGCGCAAGGATTTCCTGGTCGATCCCTGGCAGGTGGCCGAAAGCCGCGCCTTGGGCGCAGACTGCATCCTGATCATACTGGCCATGATCGACGACGCCCTGGCGGCCGATCTGCTGGCCGAGGCGGCGCGGTTCGGCATGGACGCCCTGATCGAAACCCACGACGAAGCCGAGATGGCGCGCGCCTGTCGCCTGGGCGGCGATCTGGTGGGCATCAACAATCGTTCTCTGAGGACATTCGACGTCGATCTGGGCGTGACCGAGGTGCTGGCTATGTTGAGCCCGCCCCGCGCCCTGCTGGTCGCCGAGAGCGGCATCTTCACCGCTGAAGATGTAGCTCGCGTCTCCGCCGCCGACGCCCAGGCCATCCTGGTCGGCGAAAGCCTGATGCGGCAGGCCGACGTCGAGGCGGCGACGAAAGCGCTTCTCGCGTTAAGTTGA
- a CDS encoding D-alanyl-D-alanine carboxypeptidase family protein, giving the protein MSLRLLSIAVIALACAVSERPAQAQPVRASDGAEVCHLDDGVWDLTAESNARSLNMMEWSPFAGMEYGWETYLPLIQKEIDTGCAPESAVFAQHLAGFQQAHGLPATGQFDAATFQVFRGLWQERRPFVMARVAGDCPEPPPIAQLGYLSPGEEHADRITRLLRRDVLDAYRQMAAAARAEVPEIAADPELLQIFSGFRDPEADAARCAQQGNCDGLRRAVCSPHRTGTAVDLYVGHVEGMGVDSTDAWSRRHMANGAAYRWLVRNAGRFGFVPYVYEPWHWEYVRPWPDS; this is encoded by the coding sequence ATGTCGCTTCGTCTTCTGTCCATAGCCGTGATCGCCCTGGCCTGCGCCGTATCCGAACGGCCGGCGCAGGCCCAACCCGTGCGGGCCTCGGACGGGGCCGAGGTCTGCCATCTGGACGACGGAGTCTGGGATCTGACGGCGGAGAGCAACGCCCGGTCGCTGAACATGATGGAGTGGTCGCCCTTCGCCGGCATGGAATACGGTTGGGAGACCTATCTGCCGCTGATCCAGAAGGAGATCGACACCGGCTGCGCGCCCGAATCGGCCGTGTTCGCCCAGCATCTGGCGGGCTTTCAGCAGGCTCATGGACTGCCGGCGACCGGCCAGTTCGACGCGGCGACCTTTCAGGTGTTTCGCGGGCTCTGGCAGGAGCGGCGGCCCTTTGTGATGGCGCGCGTGGCCGGCGACTGCCCGGAGCCGCCGCCGATCGCTCAACTGGGCTATCTGTCGCCGGGCGAGGAGCACGCCGATCGCATCACCCGCCTGCTGCGCCGCGACGTGCTGGACGCCTATCGCCAGATGGCGGCGGCGGCGCGGGCCGAGGTTCCCGAGATCGCGGCCGACCCCGAACTGCTGCAGATCTTCTCCGGCTTTCGCGATCCCGAAGCGGACGCGGCGCGGTGCGCCCAGCAGGGCAACTGCGACGGACTGAGGCGCGCGGTCTGCTCGCCGCACCGCACGGGCACGGCGGTGGATCTTTACGTGGGCCATGTCGAAGGCATGGGCGTGGACTCCACTGACGCTTGGAGCCGCCGGCACATGGCGAACGGCGCGGCCTATCGCTGGCTGGTCCGCAACGCTGGCCGCTTCGGTTTCGTCCCCTATGTCTATGAGCCTTGGCACTGGGAGTATGTGCGGCCGTGGCCAGACAGCTGA
- a CDS encoding aminodeoxychorismate/anthranilate synthase component II, which produces MILVVDNYDSFTYNLVHYLAELGAQTHVVRNDDLSVDEAWALKPQGVLLSPGPCAPDQAGICLGLIESAPESMPILGVCLGHQSIGQAFGGEVVRAKTLMHGKTSPIEHEGRGVFAGLPSPFTATRYHSLAVRRDTLPDALEMTAWTADGEIMGLSHRTRPIHGVQFHPESIATENGHDLIANFLDIAGVRRLKAA; this is translated from the coding sequence ATGATCCTGGTCGTCGATAACTACGACAGCTTCACCTACAATCTCGTCCACTACCTCGCGGAGTTGGGCGCGCAGACGCATGTCGTGCGCAATGACGATCTGAGCGTCGACGAGGCCTGGGCGCTGAAGCCGCAGGGCGTGCTGCTGTCGCCCGGCCCCTGCGCGCCGGATCAGGCGGGCATCTGCCTTGGCCTGATCGAAAGCGCGCCCGAATCCATGCCGATCCTGGGCGTCTGCCTGGGGCATCAGTCGATCGGCCAGGCGTTCGGCGGCGAGGTGGTGCGGGCCAAGACCCTGATGCACGGCAAGACCTCGCCCATCGAGCACGAAGGGCGCGGCGTGTTCGCCGGCCTGCCCTCACCCTTTACGGCGACGCGCTATCATTCGCTGGCGGTGCGGCGCGACACCCTGCCGGACGCGCTGGAGATGACGGCCTGGACGGCGGACGGCGAGATCATGGGCCTGTCGCACCGGACGCGGCCGATCCACGGCGTGCAGTTCCATCCGGAGTCGATCGCCACCGAGAACGGTCACGACCTGATCGCCAACTTCCTGGACATCGCCGGCGTGCGTCGGCTGAAGGCGGCCTGA
- the wrbA gene encoding NAD(P)H:quinone oxidoreductase, whose amino-acid sequence MAKILVLYHSTYGHLEVMAQAVAEGAAQVEGAQVDIKRVPETVPQELAEKSGYKLDQAAPIAVIDDLKDYDAIIIGAGTRFGSVASQMRAFLDQAGGLWFTGALLGKIGGAFTATATQHGGQETTFQGLHNFFMHHGMPVVGLPYAFQGQSRLDEITGGSPYGASTITGSDGSRMPSENELDGARFQGRHIAKLATKLHG is encoded by the coding sequence ATGGCCAAGATCCTCGTCCTCTATCACTCCACCTACGGCCACCTCGAGGTCATGGCCCAGGCCGTCGCCGAGGGTGCGGCCCAGGTCGAGGGCGCGCAGGTCGACATCAAGCGCGTGCCGGAAACGGTGCCGCAGGAGCTGGCCGAAAAATCCGGCTACAAGCTGGATCAGGCCGCGCCGATCGCCGTCATCGATGACCTGAAGGACTACGACGCCATCATCATCGGTGCGGGCACCCGTTTCGGCTCGGTCGCCTCGCAGATGCGCGCCTTCCTGGATCAGGCCGGCGGCCTGTGGTTCACGGGCGCGCTGCTGGGCAAGATCGGCGGCGCCTTCACCGCCACGGCGACACAGCACGGCGGGCAGGAGACGACCTTCCAGGGTCTGCACAACTTCTTCATGCACCACGGCATGCCGGTGGTGGGTCTGCCCTACGCCTTCCAGGGGCAGTCGCGCCTGGACGAGATCACGGGCGGCTCGCCCTACGGCGCCAGCACCATCACGGGCAGCGACGGATCGCGGATGCCCAGCGAGAACGAGCTGGACGGCGCCCGCTTCCAGGGCCGGCACATCGCCAAACTGGCGACCAAGCTGCACGGTTGA
- a CDS encoding ComEC/Rec2 family competence protein, whose translation MAGASVRGALIAPDAAKPSTGARIRAWLGDQVQAQTDQWRLWTPVAFGGGCALYLYLKAEPPLWPLLAAAVTTAGLWLLARGRGMGRAWTLPLLLLACFAGGMTAAKLRAEAVATPIAPSLAEPVTLHAWVLDVDSPGQRGHRILIAPVRIQGLAPEQTPVRLRATVRGEPPRPGEAVRLYGILNPTPPPVSPGAYDFGRNAYFQGMGGVVFALGDTRPTTLSEPPWRLRMQMRVNAVRFALAERIVARLGPRTGGVAAAMTTGHETWIQADDLDAMRDSGLAHILSISGLHMAIVGGFVFFGVRLLVATWPWLALRVSGKKVAAVAGLIAVGTYLVISGAPPPAERAATTASIAFLAVLLNRQAVSLHALAVAAFVVLLLQPEAVATPGFQMSFAATAALVALAAAWPKRTREISAPWPIVWTQRLASWLLIAGMASLVAGAATGPFAMQHFNRTAMYGLAANLATAPIADFIMMPALALGAALEPLGLGAPFLWVAGKGVDAMLAIGHWASSLPGAIRTIASAPALALPVAFVGILILCIHRGPLRWLGLPLALAVLLWPRGPGPDLWIGNAGANAAYRQANAAIVMRPTGPFATDVWSRRRGLEAVPRNQEDWTCGRTHCIPKPETDAPIALWWGRRAPSSEQMQSLCASAEIVSVRAIVSELPAACAHRLVLDGRDYARGGTVELWRDGAGWRALWGSELRGDRPWSRLGDPDFQ comes from the coding sequence ATGGCAGGGGCGTCCGTTCGGGGCGCCCTTATAGCGCCGGACGCTGCAAAGCCCAGCACCGGCGCCCGCATCCGCGCCTGGTTGGGCGATCAAGTCCAGGCCCAGACCGATCAATGGCGGCTCTGGACGCCGGTCGCCTTTGGCGGCGGCTGCGCCCTGTATCTGTATCTGAAGGCCGAACCGCCGTTGTGGCCCCTGCTGGCCGCAGCCGTCACGACAGCCGGGCTATGGCTGCTGGCGCGCGGCAGGGGGATGGGGCGGGCCTGGACCCTGCCATTGCTGCTCCTGGCTTGTTTTGCCGGCGGCATGACGGCGGCGAAGCTGCGGGCCGAGGCCGTCGCCACGCCGATCGCGCCTTCGCTGGCCGAGCCGGTCACGCTCCACGCCTGGGTGCTGGACGTCGACAGTCCGGGGCAGCGGGGTCACCGCATTCTGATCGCGCCGGTGCGCATCCAGGGCCTGGCGCCCGAACAGACGCCGGTGCGCCTTCGCGCCACCGTGCGCGGCGAACCGCCTCGACCGGGAGAGGCGGTGCGGCTCTACGGCATTCTCAACCCGACGCCCCCGCCGGTCAGCCCCGGCGCCTATGACTTCGGCCGCAACGCCTATTTCCAGGGCATGGGCGGCGTGGTGTTCGCTCTGGGCGATACCCGCCCGACGACGCTTAGCGAACCGCCCTGGCGGCTGCGGATGCAGATGCGGGTCAACGCCGTCCGCTTCGCCCTGGCCGAGCGTATCGTGGCGCGTCTGGGCCCGCGCACAGGCGGGGTCGCCGCCGCCATGACCACGGGGCACGAGACCTGGATTCAGGCAGACGATCTGGACGCCATGCGGGATTCCGGCCTGGCGCATATCCTGTCGATCTCGGGCCTGCACATGGCGATCGTAGGGGGCTTTGTTTTCTTCGGCGTGCGCCTGCTTGTGGCCACCTGGCCCTGGCTGGCGCTGCGCGTGTCGGGAAAGAAGGTCGCCGCCGTCGCCGGGCTGATCGCGGTCGGGACCTATCTGGTGATTTCCGGCGCGCCCCCGCCGGCGGAGCGGGCGGCCACCACGGCGTCGATCGCTTTTCTGGCCGTGCTGCTGAACCGCCAGGCGGTCAGCCTTCACGCGCTGGCTGTGGCCGCCTTCGTGGTTCTGCTGCTGCAGCCCGAGGCGGTGGCGACGCCGGGCTTTCAGATGTCGTTCGCCGCGACGGCCGCCCTGGTGGCCCTCGCCGCCGCCTGGCCAAAGCGTACGCGTGAGATATCCGCGCCATGGCCCATCGTCTGGACTCAGCGGCTGGCCAGTTGGCTGCTGATCGCGGGCATGGCCAGCCTGGTGGCGGGCGCAGCGACCGGGCCCTTCGCCATGCAGCATTTCAACCGCACGGCCATGTATGGCCTGGCCGCCAACCTGGCGACCGCGCCCATCGCGGACTTCATCATGATGCCGGCTCTGGCCCTGGGCGCGGCGTTGGAGCCGCTCGGCTTGGGCGCGCCCTTCCTGTGGGTGGCGGGCAAGGGCGTGGACGCCATGCTGGCGATTGGCCATTGGGCTTCGAGCCTTCCCGGCGCGATCCGCACGATCGCCAGCGCACCGGCGCTTGCGCTGCCCGTGGCCTTCGTGGGCATATTGATCCTGTGCATCCATCGGGGGCCGCTGCGCTGGCTGGGCCTGCCGCTGGCCCTGGCGGTGCTGCTGTGGCCGCGCGGGCCCGGGCCGGATCTCTGGATCGGCAACGCCGGAGCCAACGCCGCCTATCGCCAGGCCAATGCGGCGATCGTCATGAGGCCGACGGGACCGTTCGCCACCGATGTCTGGAGCCGGCGCCGAGGGCTTGAGGCGGTCCCCCGCAACCAGGAAGACTGGACCTGCGGCCGGACCCACTGCATTCCAAAGCCCGAAACCGACGCGCCCATCGCCCTATGGTGGGGCAGGCGCGCGCCCAGTTCCGAGCAGATGCAGTCCCTCTGCGCTTCGGCCGAGATTGTCAGCGTGCGCGCGATCGTGTCGGAGCTGCCTGCGGCCTGTGCTCACCGCCTAGTGCTGGACGGCCGTGACTATGCACGCGGCGGCACGGTCGAGCTATGGCGCGACGGCGCGGGCTGGCGCGCCCTGTGGGGATCCGAGCTCAGGGGGGACCGGCCGTGGAGCCGGCTGGGCGACCCCGACTTTCAGTGA
- a CDS encoding peptidoglycan-binding protein has product MTDAARIEKARRLLSEPASRPSAWGLLAAAGLMALSAVLMAGTIVLGPGFGV; this is encoded by the coding sequence ATGACCGACGCCGCCCGCATCGAAAAGGCCCGCCGACTGCTGAGCGAGCCGGCATCCAGGCCGAGCGCATGGGGCCTGCTGGCCGCCGCCGGCTTGATGGCGCTGTCAGCTGTGCTGATGGCCGGAACGATCGTTCTGGGGCCGGGCTTCGGCGTTTAG
- the mazG gene encoding nucleoside triphosphate pyrophosphohydrolase: MTPIDRLNAIMARLRDPDGGCPWDVEQTFTTIAPYTIEEAYEVADAIERGDHDDLKSELGDLLFQVVFHARMAQEQGLFAFDDVAGAIADKLERRHPHVFGEEAAKADGAAQKARWEDIKAAERQARAQHGVLDDVPVGLPALARAAKLTKRAARVGFDWPSVHEVIDKLDEEVAELKVEIAAGDTAKAAEELGDLLFVMANLGRKLGVEPEDALRAANAKFARRFAFIEAELAKSGRTPDQSDLAEMDGLWDAAKAAERR, encoded by the coding sequence ATGACCCCTATCGACCGTCTGAACGCCATCATGGCCCGGCTGCGCGATCCCGACGGCGGTTGCCCCTGGGACGTCGAGCAGACCTTCACCACCATCGCCCCCTATACGATCGAGGAGGCCTATGAGGTCGCCGACGCCATCGAACGCGGCGATCACGACGACCTCAAAAGCGAGCTGGGCGACCTGCTGTTCCAGGTCGTCTTCCATGCCCGCATGGCCCAGGAACAGGGCCTGTTCGCCTTCGACGACGTGGCCGGAGCCATCGCCGACAAGCTGGAGCGCCGCCACCCTCATGTCTTCGGTGAAGAAGCCGCCAAGGCCGACGGCGCGGCCCAGAAGGCCCGGTGGGAGGACATCAAGGCCGCCGAGCGGCAGGCGCGCGCCCAGCACGGCGTGCTCGATGACGTGCCCGTCGGCCTGCCGGCCCTGGCACGCGCCGCCAAGCTGACCAAGCGCGCCGCCCGCGTCGGCTTCGACTGGCCCAGCGTCCACGAGGTGATCGACAAGCTGGATGAGGAGGTCGCCGAGCTGAAGGTCGAGATCGCCGCCGGCGACACCGCCAAGGCCGCCGAGGAGCTGGGCGACCTGCTGTTCGTCATGGCCAACCTGGGCCGCAAGCTGGGCGTCGAACCCGAAGACGCCCTGCGCGCCGCCAACGCCAAGTTCGCCCGCCGCTTCGCCTTCATCGAGGCCGAACTGGCAAAGAGCGGGCGGACACCGGATCAGTCGGATCTGGCAGAGATGGACGGGCTATGGGATGCGGCGAAGGCAGCGGAGCGCCGCTGA
- the trpD gene encoding anthranilate phosphoribosyltransferase: MADGFKPLLSRLVEGHALTGEQARDFFAACLRGEPTPAQVASAVTAMRMRGETVDEIAAFALAMRQAALTLDHPYDAIDTCGTGGDGAHTFNISTAAALVLAGAGVKVAKHGNRALSSKSGSSDVLSALGVNLAADQAQQRRALDEAGIAFLFAPHYHGAMRHVGPVRAEIGFRTVFNLLGPLSNPAGARRQVMGVYDPRLLEPLAEVLGRLGAVRAWTVHGQGLDELTLTGPTEVAEWRDGAVRRFQVTPEDAGLARAEIEALRGGDAEHNAAALAALLDGAPGAYRDVVLLNAAAALVVADRAADLAEGAATAAAVIDDGRARQALERLVQATNTPLEGDGE; encoded by the coding sequence TTGGCCGACGGGTTCAAGCCCCTGCTGTCGCGCCTGGTCGAGGGCCACGCCCTGACGGGCGAGCAGGCGCGCGACTTCTTCGCCGCCTGCCTGCGCGGCGAACCCACGCCGGCCCAGGTCGCCTCGGCCGTCACCGCCATGCGGATGCGCGGAGAGACAGTGGACGAGATCGCCGCCTTCGCCCTCGCCATGCGTCAGGCCGCGCTGACGCTGGACCATCCCTACGACGCCATCGACACCTGTGGCACGGGCGGGGATGGGGCCCATACCTTCAACATCTCGACCGCCGCGGCCCTGGTGCTGGCGGGCGCCGGCGTGAAGGTCGCCAAGCACGGCAACCGGGCGCTCAGCTCCAAGTCCGGGTCGTCGGACGTGCTCTCGGCGCTCGGTGTCAATCTGGCCGCAGATCAGGCCCAGCAGCGCCGCGCGCTGGACGAGGCCGGCATCGCCTTCCTGTTCGCCCCCCACTACCACGGCGCCATGCGCCACGTCGGGCCGGTGCGGGCCGAGATCGGGTTCCGCACCGTGTTCAACCTCTTGGGCCCGCTGTCCAATCCGGCCGGCGCCCGGCGTCAGGTGATGGGCGTCTATGACCCTCGCCTGCTGGAGCCGCTGGCCGAGGTGCTGGGTCGTCTGGGCGCCGTGCGCGCCTGGACCGTGCATGGGCAGGGGCTGGACGAGCTGACCCTGACCGGACCGACCGAGGTGGCGGAGTGGCGCGACGGGGCGGTGCGCCGCTTTCAGGTCACGCCCGAGGATGCAGGCCTGGCTCGCGCCGAGATCGAGGCGCTGCGCGGCGGCGACGCCGAGCACAACGCCGCCGCGCTCGCAGCCCTTCTGGACGGTGCGCCGGGCGCCTATCGCGACGTGGTTCTGCTGAACGCCGCCGCCGCGCTGGTGGTGGCCGACCGCGCCGCAGACCTGGCCGAGGGCGCGGCGACTGCCGCCGCCGTCATCGACGACGGCCGGGCGCGTCAGGCGCTGGAGCGGCTGGTCCAGGCCACCAACACTCCCCTCGAAGGCGACGGCGAATGA
- the gltX gene encoding glutamate--tRNA ligase yields MTSSSPASTVVTRFAPSPTGYLHIGGARTALFNWLYARANGGKFLVRVEDTDRERSTDAAVEAIFQGLSWLGLFADEEPTFQFARAERHREVADQLLATGHAYRDFLTAEETGALRDQAKAEGRPFVSPWRDREPTVDDLMKPHTIRFRRPEGAVTVDDAVQGSVRWDSSALDDLVIVRSDGAPTYNLAVVVDDHDMGVTHVIRGDDHLNNAARQSLIYDALGWSRPVFAHIPLIHGPDGAKLSKRHGAQAVHEYAEMGYLPEAMRNYLARLGWAHGDDELFSDEQAIAWFDLGGVGKAPARLDFDKLAHVNAHWIRLADDDRLAKLALDVHLARGRALQEDDEDRLTRALPFIKDRAKTLLELADQSEFALKARPLDLGDKGRAMLVEETVARLQRLRARLGLFQSWDVFALEAELKAFAEEEGVGFGKIGPPLRAVLTGGSASPDIARILSSLGRDESLGRLDDALQQTK; encoded by the coding sequence ATGACCTCATCTTCCCCCGCCTCGACTGTCGTCACACGCTTCGCCCCCTCGCCCACAGGCTATCTGCATATCGGCGGTGCGAGAACAGCGTTGTTCAATTGGCTGTACGCCCGCGCCAACGGCGGCAAATTCCTCGTGCGCGTCGAAGACACCGACCGCGAGCGCTCGACCGACGCCGCCGTCGAAGCCATCTTCCAGGGGCTGTCCTGGCTCGGCCTGTTCGCCGATGAGGAGCCGACGTTCCAGTTCGCTCGGGCCGAGCGGCACCGCGAAGTCGCCGACCAGCTTCTGGCGACGGGCCACGCCTATCGCGACTTCCTGACAGCCGAAGAGACCGGCGCGCTTCGCGACCAGGCCAAGGCCGAAGGCCGGCCCTTCGTTTCGCCCTGGCGCGACCGCGAGCCGACCGTCGACGATCTGATGAAGCCGCACACCATCCGCTTCCGTCGGCCCGAAGGCGCGGTGACGGTCGACGACGCAGTGCAAGGCTCAGTCCGCTGGGACTCTTCCGCACTCGACGATCTGGTGATCGTGCGGTCTGACGGCGCCCCGACCTATAATCTCGCCGTTGTGGTTGACGACCACGACATGGGCGTGACCCACGTCATTCGCGGCGACGACCATCTGAACAACGCGGCGCGACAGAGCCTGATCTACGACGCCCTGGGCTGGTCCCGGCCGGTGTTCGCGCACATCCCGCTGATTCATGGACCCGACGGCGCCAAACTGTCCAAGCGACATGGGGCGCAGGCCGTGCATGAATACGCCGAGATGGGCTATCTGCCCGAGGCGATGCGCAACTATCTGGCTCGGCTGGGCTGGGCGCACGGCGACGACGAGCTGTTCAGCGACGAACAGGCCATCGCCTGGTTCGACCTGGGCGGCGTGGGCAAGGCACCCGCGCGGCTGGACTTCGACAAACTGGCCCACGTCAACGCCCACTGGATCCGCTTGGCCGACGACGACCGCCTGGCCAAGCTGGCGCTGGACGTGCACCTGGCCCGCGGCCGTGCGCTGCAGGAAGACGATGAGGACCGCCTCACCCGCGCCCTGCCCTTCATCAAGGACCGGGCCAAGACCCTGCTCGAGTTGGCCGATCAGTCCGAGTTCGCCTTGAAAGCCCGGCCGCTGGACCTCGGCGACAAGGGCCGCGCCATGCTGGTCGAGGAGACCGTGGCGCGCCTGCAGCGCCTGCGCGCGCGTCTGGGCCTGTTCCAGTCGTGGGACGTCTTCGCGCTGGAGGCCGAACTGAAGGCCTTCGCCGAGGAGGAGGGCGTGGGCTTCGGCAAGATCGGCCCGCCCCTGCGCGCCGTGCTGACCGGCGGCAGCGCCTCACCCGACATCGCTCGCATTCTGTCATCACTTGGCCGCGACGAAAGTCTGGGGCGCTTGGATGATGCGCTGCAACAGACTAAATGA
- the lexA gene encoding transcriptional repressor LexA — translation MLTRKQHELLMFIHERIQETGVSPSFDEMKEALDLASKSGIHRLITALEERGFIRRLAHRARALEVTKLPEQATAGAPRGRAGFKPGVIEGGRVEPANDTRELPLLGKIAAGTPIAAIQHEQERLPVPESMLGAGEHFMLEIEGDSMIEAGILNGDLVVIKRVDNASSGEIVVALVEGEEATLKRLRKKGGSIALEPANRTYETKIYGSDQVEVQGKLVGLIRRYH, via the coding sequence ATGTTGACGCGCAAGCAGCACGAACTCCTGATGTTCATCCATGAACGGATCCAGGAAACCGGCGTCTCGCCCTCCTTCGACGAGATGAAGGAGGCGCTGGATCTGGCGTCCAAGTCGGGCATCCACCGGCTGATCACGGCGCTTGAGGAACGCGGCTTCATTCGTCGTCTGGCGCATCGGGCGCGGGCGCTGGAGGTCACCAAGCTGCCGGAACAGGCCACAGCGGGCGCGCCGCGCGGCCGGGCGGGCTTCAAGCCCGGCGTGATCGAAGGCGGCCGAGTCGAGCCCGCCAACGACACCCGCGAACTGCCGCTGCTGGGCAAGATCGCCGCCGGCACCCCCATCGCCGCCATCCAGCACGAGCAGGAGCGCCTGCCGGTGCCGGAGTCCATGCTGGGCGCCGGCGAGCATTTTATGCTGGAGATCGAGGGGGACTCCATGATCGAGGCCGGCATCCTCAACGGTGATCTGGTCGTCATCAAGCGGGTGGACAACGCTTCTTCGGGCGAGATCGTGGTGGCCCTGGTCGAGGGCGAGGAAGCCACGCTGAAGCGGCTGCGCAAGAAGGGCGGCTCGATCGCGCTGGAGCCCGCTAACCGGACATACGAGACCAAGATCTACGGGTCGGATCAGGTCGAGGTGCAGGGCAAGCTGGTCGGCCTCATCCGCCGCTATCACTGA